A genomic stretch from Oncorhynchus gorbuscha isolate QuinsamMale2020 ecotype Even-year linkage group LG20, OgorEven_v1.0, whole genome shotgun sequence includes:
- the LOC124007385 gene encoding liver-expressed antimicrobial peptide 2-like: protein MHGQNHSKATQGVCLLALILMHQVCASPIGSHDSRLSLQQGTKLLERRTRMTPLWRFMGTKPTGAYCRDHFECSTQVCRRGHCALNGAVHS, encoded by the exons ATGCACGGTCAAAACCACAGTAAAGCAACGCAAGGTGTGTGTCTGTTGGCTCTGATTCTTATGCATCAG GTGTGTGCTAGTCCAATAGGAAGCCATGATTCAAGGCTGAGTCTGCAGCAGGGCACCAAGCTACTGGAACGGAGAACCCGCATGACCCCCCTATGGAGGTTCATGGGTACCAAGCCCACTGGGGCCTACTGCCGAGACCATTTTGAGTGCTCCACCCAAGTCTGCAG AAGGGGCCACTGTGCCCTCAATGGGGCAGTTCATTCCTAG